In Anopheles gambiae chromosome 2, idAnoGambNW_F1_1, whole genome shotgun sequence, a single window of DNA contains:
- the LOC133391056 gene encoding uncharacterized protein LOC133391056: protein MDKAQQVHTIRKKYTTGKAIWTRLEQEWEAENNLATASISTSSQEVHGQPDISSVCFDEDPSIEWLEDDEDVRIYRLCISQPDVLNDSHDEEQFVEWLEEEEDGHSCHQMSDESDIEDQDEYSEFDRAHKNQVFVETMRLWALKHQITHAAINDFLEAILKTTDFYVPKDSRTFLKTPVGVGKEIENLAGGQMWYKGIDKSLQEQFRTTPPPVDSFELNISMDGIPLHNSGTTQFWPILMQLHGIPDVPIMTIGIFCGTSKPDNAEDYLRRLVTEINDVQDNGVVINGKRISISLRAILADAPARAFIKCVKNHNGIQGCHKCKILGRSYMGRMIFEGTAEARTNEEFRNGDYSIGHQIRPSPLLDIKHLNIVLRLPTSDDLHLVYYGVLRKLVIGFTTGCFINEKWNLDEQDEISGLLVQIKLPAEFQRAVRSLKCLKFWKASEYRTFLHHISVPLLKGRISDRAYHHFKLLVVGITMFSSKIYQDYWKYAGSLLDQFVSEFSSIYDRKFMTYNVHTLLHVQEDVENIGPLPTISTFPAENKYQQIKRFVRTGNNCLSQVVGRIGELSRIETSTQKTKLTYPYIKLRQEEAILHVRSDFVLRQGNRNAWFLTRNNEIVRYIRATELSGTFVIEGHQILRKRAAFTYPCSSEVIFNYIASVDDLSSEIVRINVRDVKCKFVAISLDGGVSFHFSPLTHTFQE from the exons GTCAACCGGATATATCAAGCGTATGCTTTGATGAAGATCCATCAATTGAATGGTTGGAAGATGATGAGGACGTCCGTATCTACCGCCTTTGCATATCTCAACCTGATGTGTTGAATGACTCCCATGATGAGGAACAATTTGTTGAATGGttggaagaagaagaggacggTCACAGCTGCCACCAAATGTCGGACGAAAGCGACATTGAAGATCAGGATGAGTATAGTGAATTTGATAGAGCCCACAAGAATCAAGTATTTGTTGAAACGATGCGATTGTGGGCTCTGAAACATCAAATCACGCATGCCGCtattaatgatttcttagaAGCAATACTAAAAACAACTGATTTTTATGTTCCTAAAGATTCCAGGACATTTCTGAAGACTCCTGTAGGCGTgggaaaagaaattgaaaatttggCTGGTGGACAAATGTGGTACAAAGGAATAGATAAATCTCTGCAAGAACAGTTTCG cACTACTCCGCCTCCTGTAGATTCATTTGAATTGAATATTTCTATGGATGGTATTCCTCTGCATAATAGCGGAACTACCCAGTTCTGGCCCATTTTGATGCAGCTGCATGGTATTCCCGATGTTCCAATAATGACTATTGGAATATTTTGTGGAACTTCTAAACCGGATAATGCAGAGGATTATCTGCGCCGTCTGGTAACAGAAATAAATGATGTCCAGGACAACGGAGTAGTTATAAATGGAAAACGTATTTCCATCTCACTAAGAGCGATACTTGCAGACGCCCCTGCTAGAGCGTTCATCAAAT GTGTCAAAAACCACAATGGCATACAAGGATGCCATAAATGCAAAATTTTGGGTAGAAGCTACATGGGAAGGATGATCTTCGAGGGAACAGCAGaagcacgaacgaacgaagaaTTTAGAAATGGAGATTACTCCATAGGACATCAGATACGCCCATCGCCGTTGTTAGATATTAAACACTTAAACATAGTATTAAGACTACCTACTTCGGACGATTTACATTTAGTATATTATGGAGTGTTGAGGAAATTAGTGATAGGTTTTACGACAGGATGTTTTATAAACGAGAAATGGAATTTAGATGAGCAGGATGAAATTTCAGGGCTTCTAgttcaaattaaattaccaGCAGAATTTCAGAGAGCAGTAAGGTCccttaaatgtttaaaattttggaAGGCGTCCGAATACCGAACGTTCCTACATCACATCAGCGTTCCTCTTCTAAAAGGCAGAATAAGTGACAGGGCATATCACCATTTTAAACTGTTGGTTGTAGGTATTACAATGTTTTCCTCTAAAATTTATCAAGACTATTGGAAGTACGCAGGGTCATTATTAGATCAATTTGTTTCAGAATTTAGTTCAATTTACGACCGTAAGTTTATGACTTATAATGTTCATACTCTATTGCATGTACAAGAAGATGTAGAAAATATCGGACCCCTTCCAACAATTTCAACGTTCCCAGCCGAAAACAAATATCAGCAAATTAAAAGATTTGTCAGGACAGGGAATAATTGCTTGAGCCAAGTCGTAGGTAGGATAGGCGAACTTAGTAGAATTGAAACAAgtacacagaaaacaaaattaacttATCCATATATAAAATTAAGACAGGAAGAGGCAATTTTACACGTGAGGTCAGATTTTGTTTTAAGACAGGGAAATAGAAACGCATGGTTTTTAAcaagaaataatgaaatagttcGATACATCAGGGCAACCGAATTATCAGGAACGTTCGTTATTGAGGGGCACCAGATTTTAAGGAAAAGGGCAGCTTTCACGTATCCATGTAGTTCAGAAGTAATATTTAATTACATAGCTAGCGTAGATGATTTATCATCTGAAATAGTTAGGATAAATGTTAGGGATGTTAAATGTAAGTTTGTAGCGATATCGTTAGATGGAGGAGTATCTTTTCATTTTAGTCCTTTAACGCACACGTTTCAAGAGTAG
- the LOC133390959 gene encoding selenoprotein V-like → MPGLITKRVLIPVPVLIPMPVLKSVPVLIPVPVLLPMPGLIPMPALFPKPVLIPVPVLMPVPVLIPVPVLIPVPVLISVPLLISLLVQVPIAVPISIAVLTPFPVLIRSDLHSFC, encoded by the coding sequence ATGCCAGGCCTGATCACGAAGCGCGTCCTGATACCGGTGCCCGTCCTGATCCCGATGCCCGTCCTGAAATCGGTGCCAGTCTTGATACCGGTTCCAGTCCTGCTCCCGATGCCAGGCCTGATCCCGATGCCAGCCCTATTCCCGAAGCCCGTCCTGATACCGGTGCCTGTCCTGATGCCAGTGCCCGTCCTGATACCGGTGCCAGTACTGATACCGGTACCCGTCCTGATATCGGTGCCATTACTGATATCGTTGCTGGTCCAGGTCCCGATTGCTGTACCGATTTCGATCGCTGTCCTGACGCCGTTCCCGGTCCTGATCCGCTCTGATTTACATTCATTTtgttaa